A stretch of DNA from Fusobacterium perfoetens:
AGGATCCTGTAAAATATGCAGATGCAGTAAAATACAACACTGTAACATACAGTGAAGTTTTAAATAAAAATCTTAAAGTAATGGACGCAGCAGCAATTTCTCTTTGCAGAGACAATAAACTGCCTCTTATTGTATTTAATTCTCTGGTAGAAGGAAATATTAAAAAAGTAGTTCTTGGTGAATGTAACTGTATCGGAACAAAAGTTATATAAAAAATTTTTTCAGGAGGAAAACATGAGCGTAGAAATTTTAATGAACGATTGTAAAGACAAAATGGCGAAAGCAATTGAAGCTACAAGACACAAGTTTACAGCTATCAGAGCAGGAAGAGCAAGTGTTGCTATGCTTGATGGAATAAAAGTTGAGCAGTATGGTTCTTTAATGTCTTTAAATCAAGTTGGGACAGTATCAGCTCCAGAACCTAGACTTCTAGTGATTGATCCGTGGGATAAATCAGTTATACCTGCAATAGAAAAAGCTATAATGGCTTCAAATGTAGGTCTTACTCCAAACAATGACGGAAGAGTTATAAGACTTATGGTTCCTGAACTTACAGCAGACAGAAGAAAAGAATATGTAAAACTTGCTAAAAAAGAAGCTGAAGAAGGAAAAGTAGCAGTAAGAAATATAAGAAAAGATATAAATAATGCTCTTAGAAGAGTTCAAAAAGATGAAGAAATAACAGAAGATGAATTAAAAAAATATGAAGAAGAAGTTCAAAAATTAACAGATAAAACTATAAAAGATATAGATGCTCTTCTTGCAGTAAAAGAAAAAGAAATAACAACTGTTTAATAAAAAACAGTTGCATATATCTTAAACTAGGAGTATAATCAAACTATCTGTTCGGTTAAAAAGATGTTTTATACTATAACTGAACCGACTTGATAATATTCTTGGAGGTTTTTGCAGTATGTTAAAAGGTACAGTAAAATGGTTTAATAAGGAAAAAGGATTTGGATTTATTACTTCTGAAGAAGGAAAAGACTATTTTGTTCATTTTTCAGGAATAGTAGGAGAAGGATTCAGAAGTCTTGAAGAAAATCAAGCAGTTACTTTTGAAGTAGAAGAAGGAGCAAAAGGTCCTATAGCTGTAAAAGTAACAGTAGCTTAATAAACCTTTAAAAAATAAAATTGATTTTTTAGATGAGAGGAAAAGTGTAAAACTTAATACTCTCATTTTTTTTATTTTTTAATCTAGAAATTAGAGAAAAAAGAAAAAATATAAAAGTGTCAAAAATTGTTCAAGATTAACACCAAAAAAGATAAAAAAATGTTCAGCAAGAAAATTGACAAGATGTGATTTATTGTTTAAAATTTAAACAGTGGAAAAAATAAAGATTGATATATTTTGAATGTTGTTGTGTAAAAAATTTTTAATAAATTATTGAGGTGATTGTGTGAAAAAGACTAAAATTGTTTGTACGATAGGACCAAAAACTGAATCTAAAGAAGTATTAAAACAACTTCTTGAAGCAGGAATGAATGTAATGAGATTAAACTTCTCTCATGGAGATTATGAAGAACATGGAAGAAGAATAAGCAACTTAAGAGAAGTTATGGCTGAAACTGGAATGAGAGCAGCTATATTACTTGATACAAAAGGACCTGAAATCAGAACTATAAAACTTGAAGGTGGAAATGATGTTTCTTTAGTAGCTGGACAAGAATTCACATTTACAACTGACAGAACTGTAATTGGAAATAATAAAATAGTTGCTGTTACTTACGAAGGACTTACTTCAGACTTAAAAGCAGGAGATACTGTTTTAGTAGATGATGGATTAATCGCTATGGAAGTTAAAGAAGTTTCTGGAAAAGAAGTAAAATGTATAGTAAA
This window harbors:
- the frr gene encoding ribosome recycling factor — translated: MSVEILMNDCKDKMAKAIEATRHKFTAIRAGRASVAMLDGIKVEQYGSLMSLNQVGTVSAPEPRLLVIDPWDKSVIPAIEKAIMASNVGLTPNNDGRVIRLMVPELTADRRKEYVKLAKKEAEEGKVAVRNIRKDINNALRRVQKDEEITEDELKKYEEEVQKLTDKTIKDIDALLAVKEKEITTV
- a CDS encoding cold-shock protein, producing MLKGTVKWFNKEKGFGFITSEEGKDYFVHFSGIVGEGFRSLEENQAVTFEVEEGAKGPIAVKVTVA